One genomic region from Gossypium hirsutum isolate 1008001.06 chromosome D13, Gossypium_hirsutum_v2.1, whole genome shotgun sequence encodes:
- the LOC107920204 gene encoding LOW QUALITY PROTEIN: transcription factor TCP4 (The sequence of the model RefSeq protein was modified relative to this genomic sequence to represent the inferred CDS: inserted 1 base in 1 codon) produces MGESNHQAATSSRLGLKHSGGEIVEVQGGHIVRSIGRKDRHSKVCTAKGPRDRRVRLSAHTAIQFYDVQDRLGYDRPSKAVDWLIXKAKSAIDELAELPPWNPQTLKTTTSTTKQNNQQDQNIITAVDNEKPRRTATLMGNQVQILQQQGTGDNPNSNSGFLPSSLVSDEIADTMKSSFPLGASSEAPSSSIQFQNYPPDFLSKTSSHSQDLRLSLQSFPEPVLLHHHHQAAAAQAHQTESVLFSAGTSPLAGFDGSSAGWENHHHHPAEVGRLQRLVAWNNGAAAADTGSGGGGGMGGFLFGNLSAPPLSPAFGQSGQFFFQRGPLQSSNTPLVRAWIDQPIPTTDEYHHHHHQIPQNIHHQPALSGIEFTTSGVFSGFRVPARFQGAQEDQDSIANKLSSASSDSHH; encoded by the exons ATGGGAGAAAGCAATCACCAAGCTGCAACATCGTCAAGATTGGGGTTAAAGCATAGTGGAGGCGAGATCGTTGAGGTTCAAGGAGGTCACATTGTTCGGtcaattggaagaaaagaccgtcACAGCAAAGTTTGCACCGCTAAAGGTCCTCGAGACCGTCGTGTTCGTCTCTCCGCTCACACCGCCATCCAGTTCTACGACGTTCAGGACCGCCTTGGTTACGACCGTCCTAGCAAAGCTGTGGATTGGCTTA AAAAAGCCAAATCCGCCATTGACGAGCTCGCTGAACTACCTCCTTGGAACCCACAAACCTTGAAAACAACGACTTCAACCACGAAACAAAATAATCAACAAGATCAAAACATAATCACAGCAGTAGACAATGAAAAGCCCAGAAGAACGGCTACATTAATGGGAAACCAAGTTCAAATTCTTCAGCAACAAGGAACGGGAGATAACCCGAATAGTAATTCGGGTTTTCTTCCATCTTCTTTAGTTTCTGATGAGATTGCAGATACTATGAAGTCTTCTTTTCCATTGGGAGCTTCCAGTGAGGCACCGTCTTCTTCTATTCAGTTTCAGAATTATCCACCAGATTTTTTGTCCAAAACCAGCAGCCACAGTCAAGATCTGCGGCTTTCGCTTCAGTCATTTCCGGAGCCGGTTCTTCTCCACCACCATCACCAAGCTGCTGCAGCTCAGGCACATCAAACTGAATCTGTTTTATTCTCTGCAGGAACCAGCCCTTTAGCTGGCTTTGATGGATCTTCAGCTGGATGGGAAAATCACCACCACCATCCGGCTGAGGTAGGAAGGCTTCAGAGATTGGTTGCCTGGAATAATGGTGCTGCTGCTGCTGATACTGGTAGTGGCGGTGGCGGTGGAATGGGAGGATTTCTCTTTGGCAATCTATCAGCACCGCCACTATCACCGGCTTTTGGCCAAAGCGGCCAGTTTTTCTTTCAGAGGGGACCCCTTCAGTCCAGTAACACGCCCTTGGTTCGTGCTTGGATAGACCAGCCAATTCCAACAACCGACGaataccatcatcatcatcatcaaatcCCACAAAATATCCATCACCAACCTGCTTTATCTGGCATTGAATTCACCACATCAGGTGTATTCTCTGGATTTCGCGTTCCAGCACGGTTCCAGGGCGCACAAGAGGATCAAGACAGCATCGCAAATAAGCTGTCCTCTGCTTCCTCTGACTCTCACCATTGA